A stretch of DNA from Catenulispora acidiphila DSM 44928:
CGCTGCTGCTGTGGCGTGCCGCCGGCGAACTCGGCATCGCCGCCGAGGCTGTCGACGCGGCGATGTCGGCGGGCATCATCGCCCGCGGCCGGCTCGTGGAGTTCCGCCATCCGCTGATCCGCTCGGCCGTGTACCGCGGAGCCGACGCCGCCGAGCGCCGCCGCGTCCACGCCGCGCTCGCCGCGGCCAGCGATCCGGTCCACAGCCGTGAGCGCCGCGCCTGGCACCGCGCCGAGGCGACGATCGGGCTCGATGACGAGGTGGCCGACGAGCTCGACTCTGCCTCAGAGCTCGCGCGCGCCCGAGGCGGCTACGCCGAGCGGGCCGCGCTGCTGGCCAAGGCGGCGCAGCTGTCGGTCGGCGACCGGGTGCTCCGGTTCGTCGAAGCCGCCCGGGCGCACCTGCTGCTCGGGGACCCGGCCGCCGCGCAGTCCCTGCTGCAGCAGGCCGAGCCGGTCCTCGCCGGCGCCGACCCGGTGCTGCGCGCCCGGGCCCTGCACGCCAAGGCGACGACCGAGATCTACTTCGAGCGGATCGGCGGGGTGCTGACCCGGCTGCTGACCGCTGCCGACACCGTTGCCGACGCCGATCCCGCCCTGTCCCGGTCGATCCTGATGGAAGGGCTTCTCGGCGCCTTGTGCGGCGACCTCGATCCCGTCGCGCTCCAGCAATTCGGCGCCTCGGTCTTGACCTCCCCGGCGATCCGGTCGGTCCAGCCGACCAGTGCAGATCTGCTCCTGCGTGGCTTTGCTCTGCGCGTGGACGGCGACTATCCGCAGGCGGCACCGGTGCTCCGGGCGGCACTCGCCGCGATGAGCCGGGACAGCGAGGTGATCGAACACGCCGTCCGTCCGGCGACGCTGGCGCTGTACGCCGCTGACGAAGTCTGGGACGACCGCGGCGGCAATGAGGCCGCCCTGCTCGTCGAGGCGCACGAACGCCGCGTCGGCGCCCTGGGAGCGCTGCGGTCCACGCTGGTGGTGCGCTCCACGTGGGAGCTGCGAGCCGGCCGATTCGCCGCGGCCATGGCGTGCCTGGACGAGTCCGAGGATCTCGCGACCGTCGTCGGACTGCCGTCGCCGGGCCAGCTGCTGCGCGTCGAGCTGCTGGCGTGGAGCGGTCAGGAGGCGAAGACCCGGGCTGTGGCGGACGCGCTGATCGGCGACCTGGCGACGCGCCACGCGAACAGCGGCCTCGCGGACTGGGCCCGGAACTGCCTTGCTGTGCTGGACATCAGCCTCGGGCGCTACGCCGAGGCCGTGGCCAACGCCCGCGTGGCCTTCGACACCGACAACGCCGGAGCCGTGTCCCGCGTGCTGCCGGACCTCGTCGAGGCCGCGGTGCGCTGCGGCGACGAGCAGACCGCGAAGGACGCGCTTCGCCGGCTGGAGCAGCGTGCCCTGCCGGCCGGCACGCCCTGGGCCCTGGGCCTGCTGGCGCGAAGCAGGGCCCTGCTGGCCGATGACGACCACGCCGAAGCCTTGTTCGCCGAGTCCGTCGCACTGCTCGGCAGTACCCGAGTACGAACAGAGCTGGCGCGGACCCATCTGCTCCACGGCGAGTGGCTCCGTCGGCGCCGCCGCCGCGCCGACGCCCGGACCGAGCTGCGCACCGCGTATGAGATGTTCGACCAGATGGGTGCGGCGGGCTTCGCCGAACGAGCCCGGGTCGAGCTTCAGGCGACCGGTGAGCACGCCCGGAAGCGCGCCGGCCAGACGGGGCA
This window harbors:
- a CDS encoding helix-turn-helix transcriptional regulator, which codes for MAEYFPAGIRSRRVPLIGRGDEQRALTELVADVRDGMSSALVLVGEAGIGKTRLLDHVAEVASDLHIVRVAGVETEARLGFAALHSLLRPFLGGLGELPTPQREALASAFGMLAGPPADRHLVGMAALALLAGGASVRPVLCLIDDAHWLDRESRDALAFVGRRLGADAIGFVVADREPVPGAFEGLTVMPVGGLSDTDAHELLGLNVAGRLDPAVAARIVADTGGNPLALLESIGALSLACLAGTAPLLGPLPVGSSLENYFGQLIQGLPDDTRTFLVLLSATPPEDALLLWRAAGELGIAAEAVDAAMSAGIIARGRLVEFRHPLIRSAVYRGADAAERRRVHAALAAASDPVHSRERRAWHRAEATIGLDDEVADELDSASELARARGGYAERAALLAKAAQLSVGDRVLRFVEAARAHLLLGDPAAAQSLLQQAEPVLAGADPVLRARALHAKATTEIYFERIGGVLTRLLTAADTVADADPALSRSILMEGLLGALCGDLDPVALQQFGASVLTSPAIRSVQPTSADLLLRGFALRVDGDYPQAAPVLRAALAAMSRDSEVIEHAVRPATLALYAADEVWDDRGGNEAALLVEAHERRVGALGALRSTLVVRSTWELRAGRFAAAMACLDESEDLATVVGLPSPGQLLRVELLAWSGQEAKTRAVADALIGDLATRHANSGLADWARNCLAVLDISLGRYAEAVANARVAFDTDNAGAVSRVLPDLVEAAVRCGDEQTAKDALRRLEQRALPAGTPWALGLLARSRALLADDDHAEALFAESVALLGSTRVRTELARTHLLHGEWLRRRRRRADARTELRTAYEMFDQMGAAGFAERARVELQATGEHARKRAGQTGQSAHDLTPQERRIAGLAAAGATNAEIATRLFITQSTVEYHVNKVFRKLDITSRRQLRSVLQ